The Fundidesulfovibrio soli sequence CGCCTCCATCGGCACCGGCAAGGCCAAGAACGTGCTCCACGAATGGCTGGAGGACGAACTCAAGACCCCCACCGGCTCCAACAAGGCCATCGAGGGCGCGGACGCCGTGGCTACGGCCCGCACCGCGCCGGTTCGGCTCTCCAACTACTGCCAGATCCTCGAAGACACCTTCAAGATCTCCGGCACCCTGGACGCCGTGACCCCGCTCGGCCGCCAACGCGTGAAGCAGTACGAGATGGACAAGAGCTTCCGCTACCTGAACACGGAGCTGGAATACGCGGCCCTGAACAACGCCGCCGCCAGCGCGGGCGACGCGGGCACCGCGCGCCAGATGAAGGGCCTGGAGGGCTTCGTCACCACCAACGACAAGAGCTACGCCAGCTACAACGCCACCAACGACTTCTCCGAGGCCAAGCTGATGGAGATGTCGCAGGCCTGCTACGAGGCAGGGGGTGAGCCCTCCGTGATCCTGGTGGGGCCTGTGCAGGCGCGCAAGATCGCCAACTGGAACCAGGCCGGGCGCATCACGGTGAACACCAACGCCTCGGAGCAGACCCTGGTCATGGCCGTGATGGTCCTGGAGACCCCCTTCGGGCGCATGAAGGTGACCATCGACCGCTACCTGGCCAAGGACGACGACACCGGCACCAAGTACGACCGCGTGTACGTCTACGACCCGTCCCGCTGCTCCATGGCCTTCCTGCGGCCCTTCAAGTGCGTGGACCTGGCCGCCACGGGCGACTCCGTGAAGTGCCAGTCCATCGTGGAGGCCACCTTCGTGATGCACAACGAGAAGTCCGCCTCCAAGTGCAAGAAGTGCGCGACCGACTAACGGACTGACGAACCAGGGGCGGGCCGCAAGGCCCGCCCCATAGGACAACCTATGATCGAACACCGCATCACCCTCGGCGAGGAGGAGCTGCAAGCCAGCGCCACCCAGAACAACCTGCCCATCCTCATGCTGACCAAATTTCTGCGCAGCCTCCCGGCGGACCAGCGCGCCTTCTTCAAGGATTGCCGCATCGAGGCGGTGATCCCGTTCTACATGCCGCGCGGCGACTTCAAGGAGAACGTCCACGCCATGAACATGGACCAGGACCAACTGGAGTGGCTGCTGCGGGAAAGGCCCGAGTTCAGGGCCAGCGACGATACGGCCAACAACACCCTGGCCACCGGGGGGAAGGTGGTCTCCTGCGGGACGACCAAGATGGATGGCAACGACGGCGCGCAGGCCGGAGACGGTTCAACCTGTAACGAGAAGCTCTAAAGGAGGAACATGATGAGCGAAAGAATCGACGACCCGAATTTCTCGGACTATTCCTGGCTGGATGACGAGAAGCGTCTCCACGACGCCTCGGAAACGCCCGCGCCGCAACCCTCGACCAGCGTGGAGCAGGCAGATTCAAGCACAGGCCAAAGCTACCCAAAGTTCGAATCGCCTAAGCCGGAGATTCCGTGGGAACATGCTCCAATCGGAGCCGAGCCCTACCCTACGATTTTGGAAGGCCGTGCAGACAGCCCATTCAACCGCCTGCCCCCCGCTATGAGGGCCGGATTGGCCGGGCGCGCAGCAGGATTTGTAGCCGGCAAAATACCGATTGTCGGCGGATGGCTGTCTAATGGCGTCATTGCTCCTGCGGCTATACAATTTTACCAGGAGGACACTAAAACACCAGAGTTGCCTCCCAGAGAATAACCATACTCGTAACGAGGCGTTGGTGTCGCCAGCGCTTCGTTACCAATCAGAGCACCTACCGGATCAGGTTGACTAGTTGCACTATGCTATCCCTTGAAATCAAACCCAGAAACGTGCCAATAGCAATTGCGAGATATGTAAGTACTTGATGCTGTTTTTGCATTATCATACTCCACCAGATCTTGACCACGCCAGAAAAAGTAAAATTAGGGCCGTAACATAGGCAACAACAAAATCAGCGAGCCATTTTCTCATGTGCTACCTCGAATCATCCCAACACAAAATCCAAGCCAATAAGTATTATGGCAACAGCAGCATGGTGAACGACACGATAAAAAAATTAAAATACACTTCCATCACAAACCGCCTTATGCATTCTTCATCATCATTAAACCAAAAGTACTGTAAGAATTCTAACCTCATAGCACCCTCACAAAAGCAATAAAAGTTCCATAAGCCCCTAAAACGCCTAGTGCCACAGCGGAGACAGGTTTCAATATCCTTAGCAAAACACGGCCCATTCGCCCTCCATACAGTTTATGCTCTTGGCTATATAATTATTTGCCACCAGTCAATACGCACCTAGGCCAGTCGCCTACGACAGTTGGGGATTTTGACTATTTATCAAAATCAAGCTGACATTTAGTCACCATTTTTTAAACAGAGACAACACCAACTTGAACAATATATCAAGAATCTCGAGATGCACTATCTTCCCCAACAGTTGCCCAAAATATTTAACCCCCTGCTTAATCATACCATTTCCCCTTCCAGTACACATAGCTGTCGAAGCTTCAACAAAGACATGATTGCAGACACAGACTGCTGCACTATTTCAAAAAGACCGTATCGGAAAACCAGATCCACAGTTTGCCTGGCTTTTTCCTTTTCATAGACATACCTACAATCGCCATCCGACACCGAATACTTCCCAGCAAACAAGTTGTCAACGATCCAACTCTCCCGCTGCTCCATGGCCTTCCTGCGGCCCTTCAAGTGCGTGGACCTGGCCGCCACGGGCGACTCCGTGAAGTGCCAGTCCATCGTGGAGGCCACCTTCGTGATGCTGGGCGAGAAGTCCGCGGCCAAGTGCAAGAAGTGCGCGACCGACTAACCGACTGACAAACCTGGGGCGGGCCGCAAGGCCCGCCCCATAGACCATCCTACAGCATGGCATCGAATCACCATAGGGCAGGTGCCTGTTACGGGACGAAGAGGAGGAAGTGAAGCGGACAGGGCAGCCCGGCAGCTCAACAGGCCGTCCGCACGGCCCGCACCCACCTTCGGCAGGTGTGTTCGGCCCAGGCGAACGCGCCCAGCTCCATGTCCGCGAACCATGCCTGTGTATAGGCGCGCCTATCCACGCTCCAGAGCAGCCGCATGGCCGCCTCGAACGCCGGGTCGGCGCAATGGGAGGTGAATTCTGCGGGGGGGCGCATGGTGGAGGCCAGCTCCGCCACGGTGGGCAGCCGCCAGGTGCTCGCCCCGTCGAAGCGGCGGGAGTTGAGTTCGGCCACGTACTCGTGCGCGCCTGCCCAATCCAGCGGATAGGGGCTGCCCCCGCGCTGCCACACGAGCCCGTGCTCCTTGTCGCGCACGGTGTTGCCGAGAGGGGTCAGCCCCTCCGTCGCGTAGCATGTCGGCCGCCAGAGCTCGTCCAGGCCCAGCAGGCCGCCCGCGCCCTTCCCGGACGCCTTCAGGGGGCCTGAGCGCAGCCTTTCGCCCGCGGCGGGCCTCGGGCACAGCGGCGTCACGCTTCCGGCTTCCTCCAGGCGGCAGGCCTGCCTCAGGCGGGAGCGCCACTCACCGAGCAGGGCCTCGATCTCCTCGGCCATGCCCCTGGCGCTGCCGGGCCTGCGCTCCGGGTCGGGGTGCAGGGCGCGGGCGAAGAAGGCGTCCCACTCCGGGTCCATGTCCTGCGAGGCGCGGCTGGGCAGGCCCTCGCCCTTAAGCGGCCACTCGGGGAGGATGCCGGTGAGCATGCGGTAGAAGGTCACGGCCACGGAATAGAGGTCCGCGCAGGGCTTCACCGAGGCGGGGTCGCGCTCCTGCTCGGGCGCGGCGTAGTAGGGGGAGCCCACCTTCAGCCCGGGCGCGCGGGAGAGGGATTCCCCCCTGACGCGCGAGAGGCCGAAATCGGTGATCTTGATCTGATCCTCGTCGGTGATGAGCAGATTGAAGGGCTTGATGTCGCGGTGCACGATACCCGCGTGATGCAGGCGGGCCAGGCCCTCGAGGGTCTGCAGGGCATAGCTGGCGGCTCGCGGCAGGGGCAGGCGGCGGCTGGGCAGCTCCACCTCGGGGCGCTCGCCCAGGACCTGCCCCAGGTCGCGGCAGAAGTACTCCATGAGGAAGAAGGGCCTGCGCCCGGCGTGGCCGTAGTCCCACACGGCGGCGATGTGGGGGTGGTTGAGGCCGGCCAGGGTCACGGCCTCGGCCTCGAACTGGTGGCGCAGCTCGTCCATGTCCACCAGGGAGCGCAGAAAGGGGGTGGGGGCCAACAGCTTGAGCGCCAGGATCTTGCCCAGCGCGGGCACGCGCACCTTGTACACCGCGCCCATGCCCCCGCGCCCCAGCAGCCCGAGCACCTCGTAGCGGCCGATGCGCCTCACAGCGGTTCGTCCGTGAGCCGCTCGGCGTAGGCGGCGGGCAGGCCTGCCGCGATGATCTTCCGGGCCGCGCCCAGGGCGTCGTAGGCCACGTAGCGGACCTCAAGCTCCCTGGCTGCCGGGTCGTAGACCACGTACTTGGCGTGGCAATCCCCGTCGCGGGGCTGGCCAACCGCGCCGCAGTTCACCATGTGGCGCGCCCCCGGCTCCAGCACGCGCACGCCGCAAACCAGCCGCTTGCTGGAATACTCATCCCCGGGGCCGAGGCTCACCAGCCGCAGCAGGTGGGTGTGCCCCACGAAGCTCACGGGCTCCTGCAGATTCCCCATGATGGCGCGAACGTCAGCTTCTTCGGTCTGAAACAGGTACTTGTCGACGCTCTGCGGCGGCATGCCGTGCACCAGGCGGCAGCCGTCGAGGCTCAGGAAGCGCGGCAGCCCAGCAAGCCATTCACGGCTTTCGGAGGACAGATGCTCACGCGTCCAGCGCACCACATCCCAGGCAACGGGGTTGAAGCGCCGCGCCCTGCCCTCGTCGCTGACGCCAGCCTCATGGTTGCCCTGCACGGCGAGCGCGCCCAGGGCGCGCACGCGCCTGACCACGGCCTCGGGGTCGGCCCCGTAGCCCACCATGTCTCCCAGGAAAACCATAGGCCCCTGCGCGCCGGTGGCGCGGATGTCGGCCAGGACGGCCTCCAGGGCTTCCAGATTGGCGTGGATGTCCGACAGGACGATCATTGGCGGGTGGCGGCCAGCTCCAGCACGGAACGGACTCGGTCCGCCAGTTGGTCGAGGTCCACCGGCTTGTGCACGAAACCGGCGCAACCAGCCGCCTGAGCGCGGGTGCGGGTGGCTTCGTCGGCGCAGGCCGAAACGAACAATGCGGGCACGGGGTGGTTGCGCCGGATGACTTCCAGCGCGTCGATGCCGTCCATGCCGCCTTCCAGGAT is a genomic window containing:
- a CDS encoding protein kinase domain-containing protein, yielding MRRIGRYEVLGLLGRGGMGAVYKVRVPALGKILALKLLAPTPFLRSLVDMDELRHQFEAEAVTLAGLNHPHIAAVWDYGHAGRRPFFLMEYFCRDLGQVLGERPEVELPSRRLPLPRAASYALQTLEGLARLHHAGIVHRDIKPFNLLITDEDQIKITDFGLSRVRGESLSRAPGLKVGSPYYAAPEQERDPASVKPCADLYSVAVTFYRMLTGILPEWPLKGEGLPSRASQDMDPEWDAFFARALHPDPERRPGSARGMAEEIEALLGEWRSRLRQACRLEEAGSVTPLCPRPAAGERLRSGPLKASGKGAGGLLGLDELWRPTCYATEGLTPLGNTVRDKEHGLVWQRGGSPYPLDWAGAHEYVAELNSRRFDGASTWRLPTVAELASTMRPPAEFTSHCADPAFEAAMRLLWSVDRRAYTQAWFADMELGAFAWAEHTCRRWVRAVRTAC
- a CDS encoding metallophosphoesterase family protein, whose translation is MIVLSDIHANLEALEAVLADIRATGAQGPMVFLGDMVGYGADPEAVVRRVRALGALAVQGNHEAGVSDEGRARRFNPVAWDVVRWTREHLSSESREWLAGLPRFLSLDGCRLVHGMPPQSVDKYLFQTEEADVRAIMGNLQEPVSFVGHTHLLRLVSLGPGDEYSSKRLVCGVRVLEPGARHMVNCGAVGQPRDGDCHAKYVVYDPAARELEVRYVAYDALGAARKIIAAGLPAAYAERLTDEPL
- a CDS encoding SU10 major capsid protein, which produces MADSLTSYYSNSGAGVREMKDTLFSDVENVIQTVTPHKTPFIASIGTGKAKNVLHEWLEDELKTPTGSNKAIEGADAVATARTAPVRLSNYCQILEDTFKISGTLDAVTPLGRQRVKQYEMDKSFRYLNTELEYAALNNAAASAGDAGTARQMKGLEGFVTTNDKSYASYNATNDFSEAKLMEMSQACYEAGGEPSVILVGPVQARKIANWNQAGRITVNTNASEQTLVMAVMVLETPFGRMKVTIDRYLAKDDDTGTKYDRVYVYDPSRCSMAFLRPFKCVDLAATGDSVKCQSIVEATFVMHNEKSASKCKKCATD
- a CDS encoding response regulator, with protein sequence MKPASIMIVEDERIIALDLCFKLRRLGHTVCGVAHNGEEAVRLASELHPDVILLDIILEGGMDGIDALEVIRRNHPVPALFVSACADEATRTRAQAAGCAGFVHKPVDLDQLADRVRSVLELAATRQ